One genomic region from Pelecanus crispus isolate bPelCri1 unplaced genomic scaffold, bPelCri1.pri SCAFFOLD_172, whole genome shotgun sequence encodes:
- the LOC142596884 gene encoding lysosomal acid glucosylceramidase-like — MGAAGALGWLLLLLQALHRAAGARPCSPKYFGRDAMVCVCNATYCDTLDPVVLPAPGTYVKYESSKAGKRLERSEGSFQHSLHAPDLVLTVDTTQRYQHVKGFGGSITDAAAMNILSLPETAQDHLLRSYFSEEGLEYNLVRLPMASCDFSLHAYTYDDIPFDYELAHFSLRDEDTKLKIPLLHRALAMSKRPLSLYASPWTSPTWMKTSESFVGKGTLKGQAGDKYHKTWANYFVRFLDEYAKHNLTFWAVTAENEPSAGLINNYPFQCLGFTAEQQRDFIAQDLGPALANSSHRHVQLIILDDNRLHLPHWAKVVLEDEEAARYVHGIGIHWYLDFIGPIQDTVVPTHELFPDYFILATEACIGAHFWERDVILGCWERGNQYSHSILTNLNHFVAGWTDWNLALDLEGGPNWVKNYVDSPVIVDTSEGIFYKQPMFYHMGHFSKFIPEGSQRVGLVASKESKKTDLEYTALLRPDGAVVVVVLNRSLQNITFGLADTVGLIAAVAPASSIQTYLWQRQ; from the exons ATGGGGGCCGCCGGTGCCCTGGGctggctgttgctgctgctgcaggcccTGCACCGGGCCGCAG GCGcccggccctgcagccccaaGTACTTTGGCCGCGATGCCATGGTGTGTGTCTGCAACGCCACGTACTGCGACACGCTGGACCCCGTGGTCCTGCCGGCCCCGGGCACCTACGTCAAATACGAGAGCAGCAAGGCTGGCAAGCGGCTGGAGCGCAGCGAGGGGAGcttccagcacagcctgcaTGCCCCAG ACCTCGTCCTGACCGTGGACACGACGCAGCGCTACCAGCACGTGAAGGGTTTCGGCGGCTCCATCACTGATGCGGCTGCCATGAACATCCTTTCCCTGCCAGAAACAGCCCAGGATCACCTGCTGCGCTCATACTTCTCTGAGGAAG ggctggagtACAACCTTGTCCGGCTCCCTATGGCCAGCTGCGACTTCTCCCTCCATGCCTACACCTACGACGACATTCCCTTCGACTACGAGCTCGCCCACTTCAGCCTGCGAGACGAAGACACAAAGCTGAAG ATCCCGCTCCTGCACCGAGCCTTGGCCATGAGCAAGCGGCCGCTGTCACTGTATGCCAGCCCCTGGACCTCCCCAACCTGGATGAAGACCAGCGAGTCCTTTGTGGGGAAGGGCACGCTGAAGGGGCAGGCGGGGGACAAGTACCACAAGACCTGGGCCAACTACTTTGTACG GTTCCTGGACGAATACGCCAAGCACAACCTGACCTTCTGGGCAGTGACAGCGGAGAACGAGCCCTCAGCCGGGCTGATCAACAACtaccccttccagtgcctggGCTTCACAGCCGAGCAGCAGCGGGACTTCATTGCACAGGACCTGGGCCCCGCGCTGGCCAACAGCTCCCACCGCCATGTCCAGCTCATCATCCTGGACGACAACCGGCTCCACCTCCCACACTGGGCCAAAGTG GTCCTGGAGGATGAAGAGGCAGCTCGCTACGTCCACGGCATTGGCATCCACTGGTACCTGGACTTCATCGGTCCCATACAGGACACAGTGGTGCCCACTCATGAGCTCTTCCCTGACTACTTCATCCTGGCCACAGAGGCGTGCATCGGGGCCCATTTCTGGGAGAGGGACGTGATCCTGGGCTGCTGGGAGCGGGGGAACCAGTACAGCCACAGCATCCTGACG AACCTGAACCACTTTGTGGCCGGCTGGACCGACTGGAACCTGGCCCTGGACCTGGAGGGGGGTCCCAACTGGGTCAAGAACTACGTGGACAGCCCCGTCATCGTGGACACCAGCGAAGGCATCTTCTACAAGCAGCCCATGTTCTATCACATGGGGCACTTCAG CAAGTTCATCCCCGAGGGCTCCCAGCGCGTGGGACTTGTTGCCTCCAAAGAGTCCAAGAAGACGGACTTGGAGTACACAGCTTTGCTGCGCCCCGATGGTgccgtggtggtggtggttctgAACCG gTCCCTGCAGAACATCACCTTCGGGCTGGCTGATACTGTTGGCCTCATCGCAGCTGTGGCTCCGGCCAGCTCCATCCAGACCTACCTCTGGCAGCGGCAGTGA
- the LOC104027773 gene encoding lysosomal acid glucosylceramidase, with amino-acid sequence MRAVSVLGWLLPPLLQAVPRAAGARPCSPKYFGRDAMVCVCNATYCDTLDPVVLPAPGTYVKYESSKAGKRLECSEGSFQHSLRTPGLLLTVNVSTLYQHVKGFGGSLSDAAALNILGLSQPAQDNLLCSYFSQNGIEYNLIRLPMACSDFSVRPYSYDDVPHDYELKHFRLAEEDVKMKIPLLHRASAMSGRLLSLYASPWTSPGWLKSNGDVRGKGTLKGQAGDKYHKTWANYFIKFLDEYAKYNVTFWAVTAQNEPLAAILTPPQFPTLVFTAAQQRDFVVRDLGPALARSPHRTRLIVLDDQRIHLPHWAKAVLGNATAARYVAGVGVHWYLDGIIPASCSLEATHKLFPDHFLLYTEACSGFLTLRFSVCLGCWERGNRYSHSILTVLNHFVAGWTDWNLALDLEGGPNWVKNYVDSPVIVDSSKDVFYKQPMFYHMGHFSKFIPEGSRRVGLHSSRRCLICQLEHVAVLRPDGALVLVVLNRFGWDVPFGIRDPAVGFIETVAPANSIQTYLWHQQ; translated from the exons ATGAGGGCTGTCAGCGtcctgggctggctgctgccaccgctgctgcaggcagtgccTCGGGCTGCAG GCGcccggccctgcagccccaaGTACTTTGGCCGCGATGCCATGGTGTGCGTCTGCAACGCCACGTACTGCGACACGCTGGACCCCGTGGTCCTGCCGGCCCCGGGCACCTACGTCAAATACGAGAGCAGCAAGGCTGGCAAGCGGCTGGAGTGCAGCGAGGGGAGCTTCCAGCACAGCCTGCGCACCCCAG ggctgctgctgacGGTCAACGTCTCCACACTGTACCAGCACGTGAAGGGCTTCGGCGGGTCCCTCTCCGATGCTGCTGCCCTGAACATCCTGGGGCTGTCGCAGCCGGCCCAGGACAACCTGCTGTGCTCGTATTTCTCTCAGAACG GGATTGAGTACAACCTCATCCGGCTCCCCATGGCTTGCAGCGACTTCTCCGTGCGCCCCTACAGCTATGACGATGTCCCCCACGACTACGAGCTGAAGCACTTCAGGCTGGCAGAGGAGGATGTGAAGATGAAG ATCCCGCTCCTGCACCGAGCCTCAGCCATGAGTGGGCGGCTGCTGTCGCTGTACGCCAGCCCCTGGACCTCCCCAGGCTGGCTGAAGAGTAACGGGGACGTCCGCGGGAAGGGCACGCTGAAGGGGCAGGCGGGGGACAAGTACCACAAGACCTGGGCCAACTACTTCATCAA GTTCCTGGACGAATACGCCAAGTACAACGTGACCTTCTGGGCGGTGACGGCGCAGAATGAGCCCCTCGCAGCGATCCTCACGCCCCCCCAGTTCCCCACCCTTGTCTTCACTGCCGCACAACAGCGGGACTTCGTCGTCCGTGACCTGGGCCCTGCGCTGGCCCGCAGCCCCCACCGCACCCGGCTCATCGTCCTGGACGACCAGCGTATCCACCTCCCGCACTGGGCCAAAGCG GTCCTGGGCAATGCCACTGCTGCCCGCTATGTTGCTGGCGTGGGGGTTCACTGGTACCTGGACGGCATCATCCCggccagctgcagcctggaggcCACCCACAAGCTCTTCCCTGACCATTTTCTCCTCTACACGGAGGCCTGCAGCGGCTTCCTCACCCTTCGGTTCTCCGTgtgcctgggctgctgggaGCGAGGAAACCGCTACAGCCACAGCATCCTGACG GTCCTGAACCACTTTGTGGCCGGCTGGACCGACTGGAACCTGGCCCTGGACCTGGAGGGGGGCCCCAACTGGGTCAAGAACTATGTGGACAGCCCCGTCATCGTGGACAGCAGCAAGGACGTCTTCTACAAGCAGCCCATGTTCTATCACATGGGGCACTTCAG caagTTCATCCCCGAGGGCTCCCGGCGCGTGGGGCTGCACAGCAGCCGCCGATGCCTCATCTGTCAGCTGGAGCACGTGGCCGTCCTGCGCCCTGACGGGGCCCTCGTCCTGGTGGTCCTCAACAG GTTTGGCTGGGATGTGCCGTTCGGGATCCGGGATCCTGCCGTTGGTTTCATTGAGACCGTGGCTCCAGCCAACTCCATCCAGACCTACCTGTGGCACCAGCAGTGA
- the GBA1 gene encoding lysosomal acid glucosylceramidase, giving the protein MGPGCASVLGWLLLVQAALQAAGSRPCDAKDFGHGSLVCACSATYCDTLDPVVLPAPGTYVKYESSKAGKRLERSEGSFQRNAETPDFHLTLDTAQRYQKVKGFGGSVTDSAAINIQSLSKDAQNHLLRSYFSEEGIEYNLVRVPMASTDFSVRLYTYADAEGDFELKHFNLTEEDTRMKIPILRAAQAVAKRPLSLYASPWTSPVWMKTNGAMTGRGTLKGSPGDKYHQAWAKYFIRFLDEYAKYNLTFWAVTAGNEPTAGEIVFYPFQCLGFSPEHQRDFIARDLGPVLANSSHRHVQLIILDDQRVMLPYWAQVVLKDPVAASYISGIGIHWYLDFLAPIDLTLSITHHLFPDYFILSTEASTGSYFWEPRVVLGDWDRGSKYSHSILTNLNNYVTGWTDWNLALDLEGGPNWSKNYVDSPVIVDSSKDVFYKQPMFYHMGHFSKFIPEGSQRVGLTVSKKCRWCDLEHSAFLRPDGTVVLVVLNRSHVDVSFGISDPRVGFFEAMAPSDSIQTFLWKQPA; this is encoded by the exons ATGGGGCCTGGGTGTGCCAGCGTCCTGGGTTGGCTCCTGCTGGTGCAGGCAGCGTTGCAGGCAGCAG GCAGCCGTCCCTGCGATGCCAAGGACTTCGGTCACGGCTCGCTGGTGTGCGCCTGCAGCGCCACATACTGCGACACACTGGACCCCGTGGTCCTGCCGGCCCCGGGCACCTACGTCAAGTACGAGAGCAGCAAGGCTGGCAAGCGGCTGGAGCGCAGCGAGGGGAGCTTCCAGCGCAACGCTGAAACCCCAG ATTTCCATCTCACCCTGGACACGGCGCAGCGGTACCAGAAGGTGAAGGGCTTTGGTGGCTCCGTCACAGACTCAGCTGCCATCAACATCCAGTCCCTGTCCAAGGATGCTCAGAACCACCTGCTCCGCTCCTATTTCTCCGAGGAAG GCATCGAGTACAACCTCGTGCGTGTCCCCATGGCCAGCACCGACTTCTCCGTCCGCCTGTACACCTATGCTGACGCGGAGGGTGACTTCGAGCTGAAGCACTTCAACCTGACGGAGGAGGACACGCGGATGAAG ATTCCCATCCTCCGGGCTGCACAGGCGGTGGCCAAGCGGCCACTGTCACTGTATGCCAGCCCCTGGACGTCCCCGGTCTGGATGAAGACAAATGGCGCGATGACAGGGAGGGGGACGCTgaagggcagccctggggacaagTACCACCAGGCCTGGGCCAAGTACTTCATCCG GTTCCTGGACGAATACGCCAAGTACAACCTGACCTTCTGGGCAGTGACAGCAGGGAACGAGCCCACAGCCGGCGAGATCGTCTTCtaccccttccagtgcctggGCTTCTCCCCCGAGCACCAGCGGGACTTCATTGCACGGGACCTGGGCCCCGTGCTGGCCAACAGCTCCCACCGCCACGTCCAGCTCATCATCCTGGACGACCAGAGGGTGATGCTGCCCTACTGGGCCCAGGTG gTTCTCAAAGACCCTGTGGCCGCCAGCTACATCAGTGGCATCGGCATCCACTGGTACCTGGACTTCCTGGCACCCATTGACCTCACGCTCTCCATCACCCATCACCTCTTCCCAGACTATTTCATTCTCTCCACGGAGGCCTCCACCGGCTCCTACTTCTGGGAGCCTAGGGTGGTGCTGGGTGACTGGGACCGCGGGAGCAAGTACAGTCACAGCATCCTGACG AATCTCAACAACTACGTGACGGGCTGGACCGACTGGAACCTGGCCCTGGACCTGGAGGGGGGCCCCAACTGGAGCAAGAACTACGTGGACAGCCCCGTCATCGTGGACAGCAGCAAGGATGTCTTCTACAAGCAGCCCATGTTCTATCACATGGGGCACTTCAG CAAGTTCATCCCCGAGGGCTCGCAGCGCGTGGGGCTGACTGTCTCCAAGAAGTGCCGCTGGTGTGACCTAGAGCACTCGGCTTTCCTGCGCCCCGACGGCACCGTCGTCCTGGTGGTCCTCAACCG CTCCCATGTGGATGTGTCCTTTGGGATCTCTGACCCACGGGTTGGCTTCTTTGAGGCCATGGCTCCCAGTGACTCCATCCAGACGTTCCTGTGGAAGCAGCCAGCCTAG
- the LOC142596888 gene encoding metaxin-1-like — protein MAAPMELFCWAGGWGLPSVDPDCLAVLTYARFTGAPLKVHRVSSPWRSPSGCLPALKTRDAGTISKTQQIITHLRKQKYNADYDLSATQEADTLAFVSLLEEKLLPVLIHTFWVDAKNYVEHTRKWYAETIPFPLNFFLPNCMHKQHLERLQLMWGDGYMEDEEKLEKELYREARECLTLLSQRLGSQKFFFGDSPASLDAFIFSRLAPLLKAKLPNGKLQQHLKSLQNLCNYCTSILSLYFPWDGGEPPASTPRTAGADGGEAEEDPHKRRNQLLSVLVGLAAMLGYAFLSGIVSIQRGGAGPAGRQPIALEEEEEEEED, from the exons ATGGCGGCGCCCATGGAGCTGTTCTGCtgggccgggggctgggggctgccctcGGTGGACCCCGACTGCCTGGCCGTGCTG ACCTACGCGCGGTTCACGGGGGCGCCGCTCAAGGTGCACCGGGTCAGCAGCCCCTGGAGGAGCCCCTCCG GGTGCCTGCCTGCGCTGAAGACGCGGGATGCGGGCACCATCTCCAAAACGCAGCAGATCATAACTCACCTCAGGAAACAG AAGTATAACGCTGACTACGACCTCTCAGCTACGCAAGAGGCGGACACGCTGGCCTTCGTGTCCCTGCTGGAAGAGAAACTGCTGCCGGTGCTG ATCCACACCTTCTGGGTGGACGCAAAGAACTACGTGGAGCACACGCGGAAGTGGTACGCGGAAACCATTCCCTTCCCCTTGAACTTCTTCCTGCCCAACTGCATGCACAAGCAGCACCTGGAGCGGCTGCAGCTCATGTGGGGAGATGGCTACATGGAGGACgaggagaagctggagaaggag ctctacCGGGAAGCTCGGGAATGCCTGACGCTCCTGTCCCAGCGCCTTGGTTCCCAGAAGTTTTTCTTCGGAGACTC GCCAGCCTCCCTTGACGCCTTCATCTTCAGCCGCCTGGCGCCGCTCCTGAAGGCGAAGCTGCCCAACGGGAAACTGCAGCAGCACCTGAAGTCCCTGCAGAACCTGTGCAACTACTGCACCTCCATCCTCAGCCTCTACTTCCCCTGGGACGGAG GCGAgcccccagccagcaccccgCGGACTGCGGGCGCCGATGGCGGCGAGGCAGAGGAGGACCCCCACAAACGACGCAACCAGCTGCTGTCAGTGCTGGTGGGGCTGGCGGCCATGCTGGGCTACGCCTTCCTGAGCGGCATCGTCTCCATCCAGCgtggcggcgcggggccggctgGCCGCCAGCCCATTgccctggaggaggaggaagaggaggaagaggattgA